Proteins encoded together in one Halorubellus sp. JP-L1 window:
- the lrp gene encoding HTH-type transcriptional regulator Lrp has product MTYENLDAKLVNALLGDGRASLRSLAEDLDVSVTTVSNHLSDLEDQGVIRGYTPIVDYDELGYDVTAFIQLKVEGSALPDITERLQGHKQMTSVYEVTGDYDVVAIGKFTDTDGMNDQIKALLTDPDINESNTSVVLNTVNENEQFTLDVEE; this is encoded by the coding sequence ATGACGTACGAAAATCTCGACGCGAAGTTGGTGAATGCACTACTCGGCGACGGTCGCGCGAGCCTCCGGTCGCTCGCCGAAGATCTCGACGTCTCCGTGACGACCGTCTCGAACCACCTCAGCGACCTCGAAGACCAGGGCGTCATCCGGGGATACACGCCGATCGTCGACTACGACGAACTCGGGTACGACGTCACCGCGTTCATCCAACTGAAGGTCGAAGGGAGCGCGCTCCCGGACATCACCGAACGCCTCCAGGGGCACAAGCAGATGACGAGCGTCTACGAGGTCACCGGCGACTACGACGTCGTCGCCATCGGGAAGTTCACCGACACCGACGGCATGAACGACCAGATCAAGGCGCTGCTCACCGACCCCGACATCAACGAGTCCAACACCAGCGTCGTCCTCAACACCGTCAACGAGAACGAACAGTTCACGCTCGACGTAGAGGAGTAA
- a CDS encoding Rid family detoxifying hydrolase — MKRIISTDDAPEAVGAYSQATTNGDLVFTAGQIPMTPDGELLDDEDVTTQTRQSLENVQGILEEEGLTMEDVLKATVFLADIEDFEEMNAAYKEYFVDNPPARSAVQAGALPKGVDVEIEVIASQ, encoded by the coding sequence ATGAAGCGAATCATCAGCACGGACGACGCACCGGAAGCGGTCGGCGCCTACAGTCAGGCGACGACGAACGGCGACCTCGTGTTCACCGCGGGCCAGATCCCGATGACGCCCGACGGCGAACTGCTCGACGACGAGGACGTCACGACACAGACCCGCCAGAGCCTCGAGAACGTCCAGGGCATCCTCGAAGAGGAAGGCCTGACGATGGAGGACGTCCTGAAGGCGACGGTGTTCCTCGCCGACATCGAGGACTTCGAGGAGATGAACGCCGCGTACAAGGAGTACTTCGTCGACAACCCGCCGGCGCGCTCGGCAGTGCAGGCGGGCGCGCTCCCGAAGGGCGTCGACGTCGAGATCGAGGTCATCGCCTCGCAGTGA
- a CDS encoding PAS domain-containing sensor histidine kinase, with protein sequence MFREFASGVEATAGVSVCAVGVDVAGLLPECDVNEVADVDAVVTAAAVGVVDCVVVGPSPPTMSLSAFVDAVAEVASRVPVVVVTHGGDGGVSGALAAGADEVVDVTRAGAGEVLAHRVERAVAYAGSRRALGEAESFFEQALDSMMDAFYVFDDSGRCRYWNSALADVTGLGDAELEGRPAPEFVVREDRERIARAIAIILEQGAATVEVDLETAAGEARPYELTGTRLSDGDGEPVGFCGVGRDVSGRERRERELRRQAEQLSVLNRVLRHDIRTTANIVAGYAETLPDEIEAAEEIAAAAHDLVALGERARELERAFETDVTKKPFDLAPHLRRTVEGLEEPYDAAFSTFAPEALWVSVSDRIPFVFENVLENAAEHNEGDTQRVDVVAREEHPADGDAMAVVEVHDDGPGIPEHEREVFDATAETPLSHSDGLGLWLVNWLVEDEGGSVDVTTDASGTSVTVRLPLADDRD encoded by the coding sequence GTGTTCCGCGAGTTCGCGTCGGGTGTGGAAGCGACGGCTGGCGTGAGCGTGTGCGCCGTTGGCGTGGACGTCGCGGGGTTGTTGCCGGAGTGCGACGTGAACGAGGTGGCGGACGTGGATGCGGTGGTGACGGCGGCGGCGGTGGGGGTGGTGGATTGCGTGGTGGTGGGGCCGAGTCCGCCGACGATGTCGCTGTCGGCGTTCGTGGATGCGGTGGCGGAGGTGGCGTCGCGGGTGCCGGTGGTGGTGGTGACGCACGGCGGTGACGGCGGGGTGTCGGGGGCGTTGGCGGCGGGTGCGGACGAGGTGGTGGACGTGACGCGGGCGGGTGCGGGGGAGGTGCTCGCGCATCGCGTGGAGCGCGCGGTGGCGTACGCGGGGTCGCGCCGGGCGCTCGGGGAGGCGGAATCGTTCTTCGAGCAGGCGCTGGATTCGATGATGGACGCGTTCTACGTGTTCGACGACTCGGGGCGGTGTCGCTACTGGAATTCGGCGCTCGCGGACGTGACGGGACTGGGGGACGCCGAGTTGGAGGGGCGGCCGGCGCCGGAGTTCGTGGTGCGCGAGGACCGCGAGCGGATCGCGCGCGCCATCGCGATAATCCTGGAGCAGGGTGCGGCGACGGTCGAGGTCGACCTGGAGACGGCGGCGGGAGAGGCGCGGCCGTACGAGTTGACGGGGACGCGGCTGTCGGACGGCGACGGGGAGCCGGTCGGGTTCTGTGGCGTCGGCCGGGACGTCTCCGGGCGCGAGCGCCGGGAGCGCGAGTTGCGCCGGCAGGCCGAGCAGTTGTCGGTCCTGAATCGCGTGCTCCGGCACGACATCCGGACGACGGCGAACATCGTCGCGGGGTACGCGGAGACGCTGCCGGACGAGATCGAGGCGGCCGAGGAGATCGCGGCGGCGGCCCACGACCTGGTGGCGCTCGGCGAGCGCGCTCGCGAGCTGGAGCGGGCGTTCGAGACGGACGTGACGAAGAAGCCGTTCGATCTGGCGCCGCACCTGCGGCGGACCGTCGAGGGACTTGAAGAGCCGTACGACGCGGCGTTCTCGACGTTCGCGCCGGAGGCGCTGTGGGTGTCGGTGAGCGACCGCATTCCGTTCGTGTTCGAGAACGTCCTGGAGAACGCCGCGGAGCACAACGAGGGCGACACGCAGCGCGTGGACGTGGTGGCGCGCGAGGAGCATCCAGCGGACGGGGACGCGATGGCGGTCGTGGAGGTGCACGACGACGGGCCGGGGATCCCCGAGCACGAGCGCGAGGTGTTCGACGCGACCGCGGAGACGCCGCTGAGTCACAGCGACGGCCTGGGGCTGTGGCTCGTGAACTGGCTCGTGGAGGACGAGGGTGGGTCGGTCGACGTGACGACGGACGCGTCGGGGACGAGCGTCACCGTTCGATTGCCGCTCGCGGACGACCGGGACTGA
- the glnA gene encoding type I glutamate--ammonia ligase: MTSGNLSEKEEAVLETIDEENIDFLRLQFTDILGTVKNVSVPARQAEKAFTEGIYFDGSSINGFVRIQESDMRLDPDPETFAVLPWRSKADGGAARLMCDVINTSTGEPFAGDPRGVLKTAIQRADELGYTVNAAPEPEFFLFEEDEDGRATTKTNDAGGYFDLAPKDLAQDVRRDIIFGLESMGFEVEASHHEVAEGQHEINFEYDDALSTADNVATFRAVVRAIASEHGLHATFMPKPIARINGSGMHTHFSLFQDGENAFHDGDDEFDLSETAKQFTAGILEHAPAIAAVANPTVNSYKRLVPGYEAPVYVAWSDRNRSALIRKPAARVPAASRIEARFPDPSCNPYLAFAALIHAGLDGIEQKMDCDEPVRENIYEFDEAKREEYGIETLPENLGEALDALEADEVVQDALGEHVTEKFLEAKRAEFQDYRVSVSEWEKERYLEKF, translated from the coding sequence ATGACAAGCGGTAACCTCTCCGAGAAGGAGGAGGCGGTACTCGAGACGATCGACGAGGAGAACATCGACTTCCTGCGCCTGCAGTTCACGGACATCCTGGGGACGGTCAAGAACGTGTCCGTGCCCGCACGGCAGGCGGAGAAGGCGTTCACCGAGGGCATCTACTTCGACGGGTCCTCGATCAACGGCTTCGTCCGCATCCAGGAGTCCGACATGCGTCTCGACCCGGACCCCGAGACGTTCGCGGTCCTCCCGTGGCGGTCGAAGGCGGACGGCGGTGCCGCGCGCCTCATGTGCGACGTCATCAACACGTCCACGGGCGAGCCGTTCGCGGGCGACCCGCGCGGCGTCCTCAAGACGGCCATCCAGCGCGCTGACGAGCTCGGGTACACCGTCAACGCCGCGCCCGAACCCGAGTTCTTCCTGTTCGAGGAGGACGAGGACGGCCGCGCGACGACGAAGACGAACGACGCCGGCGGCTACTTCGACCTGGCGCCGAAGGACCTCGCGCAGGACGTGCGTCGCGACATCATCTTCGGCCTCGAATCCATGGGGTTCGAGGTCGAGGCGAGCCACCACGAGGTCGCGGAGGGCCAGCACGAGATCAACTTCGAGTACGACGACGCGCTGTCGACGGCGGACAACGTCGCGACCTTCCGCGCGGTCGTTCGCGCCATCGCGTCCGAGCACGGCCTGCACGCGACGTTCATGCCGAAGCCGATCGCGCGCATCAACGGCAGCGGGATGCACACGCACTTCTCGCTGTTCCAGGACGGCGAGAACGCGTTCCACGACGGCGACGACGAGTTCGACCTGAGCGAGACCGCGAAGCAGTTCACGGCCGGCATCCTCGAGCACGCACCCGCGATCGCGGCGGTCGCGAACCCGACCGTGAACTCCTACAAGCGCCTGGTGCCGGGCTACGAGGCACCCGTGTACGTGGCGTGGTCCGACCGGAACCGCTCGGCGCTCATCCGGAAGCCGGCGGCGCGCGTGCCGGCGGCGAGCCGCATCGAGGCGCGCTTCCCGGACCCGTCCTGTAACCCCTACCTCGCGTTCGCGGCGCTCATCCACGCGGGCCTGGACGGGATCGAGCAGAAGATGGACTGCGACGAGCCGGTCCGCGAGAACATCTACGAGTTCGACGAGGCCAAACGCGAGGAGTACGGGATCGAGACGCTCCCGGAGAACCTCGGCGAGGCCCTCGACGCGCTCGAGGCCGACGAGGTCGTGCAGGACGCGCTCGGCGAGCACGTCACCGAGAAGTTCCTGGAGGCGAAGCGCGCGGAGTTCCAGGACTACCGCGTCTCGGTCTCCGAGTGGGAGAAGGAACGCTACCTCGAGAAGTTCTAG
- a CDS encoding alkaline phosphatase, producing the protein MPQDHSPTDGSPDDADRRWFLRSVATAAAGGGLASILGDRDLVQPVAASDLASVDPASVQVDATADPDEVFPQSVMSGGPTPTGAIAWTRVAPSAAAGNGFLVLQVATDPEFADVQHSTVIPNGRYAADHDHTVQVDLDGELTPDSFYHYRFVYDGTATRTGRLRTLPEPDASPESLRVAVVSCQDYQNGYYGAHHHVAQEELDYLVHLGDFVYESANGQYTAPGRSVPDDRQLSLPSGRPLAETLDDFRYLYDRYKRDRFLQEALERHTVIAGWDDHEVGNDRYWDAAADAPVLPNKRRGDDPEFAMEVTANGIQAWVEHVPMRVDYDPSAEHLHDQLRLWRRLEFGDLVDLAVTDERLFRDGPPCPGGDVVTCFREDERGRTMLGDEQKQWWKDWTKNSTARWTTWLNEVLTMPLTHGEGWNQVEVLHDAWDGFQHERHQLMRHLRRHGPRNFVTLTGDLHCAMAGIQHGHYGEFGRGDRGPRVGVELLTPAISSTNAADVLTYPTWLDDEDVDDFATAENEHLTFVDWHEHGYAVVEFTRDEARYTAYSVDSTENSEDATRRTLAEYVVPDGEHRLRRKR; encoded by the coding sequence ATGCCCCAAGACCACTCGCCGACGGACGGATCGCCGGACGACGCCGACCGCCGGTGGTTCCTTCGATCGGTCGCGACCGCCGCCGCCGGTGGCGGGCTCGCGTCCATCCTCGGCGACCGCGACCTCGTCCAGCCCGTCGCCGCGAGCGACCTGGCGTCCGTCGACCCCGCGAGCGTCCAGGTCGACGCGACCGCGGATCCCGACGAGGTCTTCCCGCAGTCCGTGATGAGCGGCGGGCCGACGCCCACGGGCGCGATCGCGTGGACGCGCGTCGCGCCGTCGGCGGCGGCCGGGAACGGATTCCTCGTCCTCCAGGTCGCGACCGACCCCGAGTTCGCCGACGTCCAGCACTCGACGGTGATCCCGAACGGCCGGTACGCGGCCGACCACGACCACACCGTCCAGGTCGACCTCGACGGCGAACTCACCCCCGACTCGTTCTACCACTACCGGTTCGTCTACGACGGGACGGCCACGCGCACCGGCCGCCTCCGAACCCTCCCCGAACCCGACGCCAGCCCCGAGTCCCTCCGCGTCGCCGTCGTCTCCTGCCAGGACTACCAGAACGGCTACTACGGCGCCCACCACCACGTCGCCCAGGAGGAACTGGACTACCTCGTCCACCTCGGGGACTTCGTCTACGAGTCCGCGAACGGCCAGTACACCGCACCCGGGCGGTCCGTGCCCGACGACCGACAGCTGTCGCTCCCCAGCGGCCGGCCGCTCGCCGAGACACTGGACGACTTCCGGTACCTGTACGATCGGTACAAGCGCGACCGGTTCCTCCAGGAAGCGCTCGAACGCCACACCGTGATCGCGGGCTGGGACGACCACGAGGTCGGGAACGACCGCTACTGGGACGCCGCCGCCGACGCGCCCGTCCTCCCGAACAAGCGCCGCGGCGACGACCCCGAGTTCGCGATGGAAGTCACCGCGAACGGCATCCAGGCGTGGGTCGAGCACGTCCCGATGCGCGTCGACTACGACCCGTCCGCCGAGCACCTCCACGACCAGCTCCGGCTCTGGCGCCGGCTCGAGTTCGGCGACCTCGTCGACCTCGCCGTCACCGACGAACGACTGTTCCGGGACGGCCCGCCGTGCCCCGGCGGCGACGTCGTGACGTGCTTCCGGGAGGACGAACGCGGTCGGACGATGCTCGGCGACGAACAGAAGCAGTGGTGGAAGGACTGGACGAAGAACTCGACGGCGCGGTGGACGACGTGGCTGAACGAGGTCCTGACGATGCCGCTCACGCACGGCGAGGGCTGGAACCAGGTGGAGGTCCTCCACGACGCCTGGGACGGCTTCCAGCACGAACGCCACCAGCTCATGCGGCACCTCCGCCGGCACGGCCCGCGGAACTTCGTGACGCTCACCGGCGACCTCCACTGCGCGATGGCGGGCATCCAGCACGGGCACTACGGCGAGTTCGGGCGCGGCGACCGCGGCCCGCGCGTCGGCGTGGAACTCCTCACGCCCGCGATCTCCAGCACGAACGCCGCGGACGTCCTCACGTACCCGACGTGGCTCGACGACGAGGACGTCGACGACTTCGCAACGGCCGAGAACGAGCACCTGACGTTCGTAGACTGGCACGAGCACGGGTACGCCGTCGTCGAGTTCACGCGCGACGAAGCGAGGTACACCGCGTACAGCGTCGACAGCACCGAGAACAGCGAGGACGCCACCAGGCGCACGCTCGCCGAGTACGTCGTCCCCGACGGCGAGCATCGGCTGCGACGGAAGCGCTGA
- a CDS encoding SOS response-associated peptidase, with amino-acid sequence MCGRYTLTVPARDLSERFGVHVPERYEPRYNAAPRQSLPVVRTGVDVDDEHDEEGHGGHDDAASEAATGARDGDGVGVAFHEWGLVPSWVDEPDDAARPINARSETVREKRSFREAFERRRCLVPADGFYEWVERGGGKQPYRVTLGDESVFAMAGLYEVWEGEVAQSSLAAFGAGSGDDAGSGDDAGSGDGAGSDGDDRRRRVESFTVLTTEPNDVVADLHHRMAVVLDREDESTWLRGDPDEAASLLEPYGGDMRSYPVSTAVNDPGNESPGLLDAVEV; translated from the coding sequence ATGTGCGGCCGATACACGTTGACGGTTCCGGCGAGAGACCTCTCGGAGCGCTTCGGCGTGCACGTCCCCGAGCGGTACGAGCCGCGGTACAACGCGGCGCCGCGGCAGTCTCTGCCGGTCGTCCGGACGGGCGTCGACGTCGACGACGAGCACGACGAGGAGGGCCACGGCGGCCACGACGATGCCGCGAGCGAGGCGGCCACTGGTGCGCGCGACGGCGACGGCGTGGGCGTGGCGTTCCACGAGTGGGGGCTGGTGCCGTCGTGGGTGGACGAGCCCGACGACGCGGCGCGACCGATCAACGCGCGGTCGGAGACGGTGCGCGAGAAGCGGTCGTTCCGGGAGGCGTTCGAGCGACGGCGCTGTCTCGTACCCGCGGACGGGTTCTACGAGTGGGTCGAGCGCGGTGGCGGGAAGCAGCCGTACCGCGTGACGCTCGGCGACGAGTCGGTGTTCGCGATGGCGGGCCTGTACGAGGTCTGGGAGGGCGAGGTCGCCCAGTCCAGTCTCGCGGCGTTCGGCGCGGGCAGCGGCGACGACGCGGGCAGCGGCGACGACGCGGGCAGCGGCGACGGCGCGGGCAGCGACGGCGACGACCGGCGGCGGCGCGTCGAGTCCTTCACCGTCCTCACCACGGAGCCGAACGACGTCGTCGCGGACCTCCACCACCGGATGGCGGTCGTCCTCGACCGCGAGGACGAGTCGACGTGGCTCCGAGGGGACCCGGACGAGGCCGCGTCGCTCCTCGAGCCCTACGGCGGCGACATGCGGTCGTACCCGGTGTCGACGGCAGTCAACGACCCCGGGAACGAATCGCCGGGGCTGCTCGACGCAGTGGAGGTCTGA
- the thsB gene encoding thermosome subunit beta: protein MSQRMAQGQPMIVMSDESQRVKDKDAQEYNISAARAVAEAVRSTLGPKGMDKMLVDSMGDVTITNDGVTILKEMDIDNPTAEMIIEVAETQEDEAGDGTTTAVAVAGELLKNAQDLLEQDIHPTAIIKGFHLASQQARQEVDDVAERVDPDDEALLQKVAETSMTGKGAELDKEHLGQLIVDAVSQVAVASDEETLVDMDFLNIETQTGRSASESELLKGGVVDKDPVHDDMPKTVEDAKVLLLNEAVEVEEANVDTEVNVTDPSQLQQFIEQEEAQLQEKVDQILDTDADVVFCQKGIDDMAQHYLAKEGILAVRRVKKSDIEFLSEILDAAIVSDLDDVSEADLGFGDVTRDDEDEMFYVTGDDDAHGVTLILRGSTQHVVDELERGVTDALDVVSSTVRDGRVVAGGGAIEVEVANRLRDYADSVEGREQLAVEAYADALELVPRVLAENAGLDSIDTLVELRAAHEDGEKRAGLNVFSGDVVDTFDAGVVEPAHAKEQALTSATEAANLVLKIDDIISAGDLSTDKGDDDGPGGAGGMGGMGGMGGMGGAM from the coding sequence ATGAGTCAGCGAATGGCCCAAGGCCAGCCCATGATCGTAATGTCGGACGAATCCCAGCGCGTCAAGGACAAGGACGCGCAGGAGTACAACATCTCCGCCGCACGCGCCGTCGCGGAGGCCGTGCGTTCCACACTCGGTCCGAAGGGGATGGACAAGATGCTCGTCGACTCGATGGGCGACGTCACCATCACGAACGACGGCGTCACCATCCTCAAGGAGATGGACATCGACAACCCGACGGCCGAGATGATCATCGAAGTCGCCGAGACCCAGGAGGACGAAGCCGGTGACGGCACCACGACCGCCGTCGCGGTCGCGGGCGAACTCCTCAAGAACGCCCAGGACCTCCTCGAGCAGGACATCCACCCGACGGCCATCATCAAGGGCTTCCACCTCGCGAGCCAGCAGGCCCGCCAGGAGGTCGACGACGTCGCGGAGCGCGTCGACCCCGACGACGAAGCGCTCCTCCAGAAGGTCGCCGAGACGTCGATGACCGGCAAGGGCGCGGAACTCGACAAGGAACACCTCGGTCAGCTCATCGTCGACGCCGTCTCCCAGGTCGCCGTCGCGAGCGACGAGGAGACCCTCGTCGACATGGACTTCCTCAACATCGAGACCCAGACGGGTCGCTCCGCGAGTGAGAGCGAGCTCCTGAAGGGCGGCGTCGTCGACAAGGACCCCGTCCACGACGACATGCCGAAGACCGTCGAGGACGCCAAGGTGCTCCTCCTCAACGAGGCCGTCGAGGTCGAGGAGGCGAACGTCGACACCGAAGTCAACGTCACCGACCCGAGCCAGCTCCAGCAGTTCATCGAGCAGGAGGAGGCTCAGCTCCAGGAGAAGGTCGACCAGATCCTCGACACGGACGCGGACGTCGTCTTCTGCCAGAAGGGCATCGACGACATGGCCCAGCACTACCTCGCGAAGGAGGGCATCCTCGCCGTCCGTCGCGTCAAGAAGTCCGACATCGAGTTCCTCTCGGAGATCCTCGACGCCGCGATCGTCTCCGACCTCGACGACGTCTCCGAGGCCGACCTCGGGTTCGGTGACGTCACGCGCGACGACGAGGACGAGATGTTCTACGTCACGGGCGACGACGACGCCCACGGCGTGACGCTCATCCTCCGCGGCTCCACGCAGCACGTCGTCGACGAGCTCGAGCGCGGCGTCACCGACGCGCTCGACGTCGTCTCCTCGACGGTCCGCGACGGCCGCGTGGTCGCTGGCGGTGGCGCCATCGAGGTCGAGGTCGCGAACCGCCTGCGCGACTACGCCGACAGCGTCGAGGGACGCGAGCAGCTCGCCGTCGAGGCGTACGCGGACGCCCTCGAACTCGTCCCGCGCGTCCTCGCCGAGAACGCCGGACTCGACAGCATCGACACGCTCGTCGAGCTCCGCGCGGCCCACGAGGACGGCGAGAAGCGCGCCGGCCTGAACGTCTTCAGCGGCGACGTCGTCGACACGTTCGACGCCGGCGTCGTCGAGCCCGCGCACGCCAAGGAGCAGGCGCTGACCTCGGCCACCGAGGCCGCGAACCTCGTGCTGAAAATCGACGACATCATCTCCGCTGGCGACCTGTCCACCGACAAGGGCGACGACGACGGCCCCGGTGGCGCCGGCGGCATGGGCGGCATGGGCGGCATGGGTGGCATGGGCGGCGCGATGTAA
- a CDS encoding carboxylate--amine ligase → MSTRFATTAELVQELASRSFDRPPAIVCNAHVTGLGVARALSAHGVPVIALDRTPDGVAPGSTAVAAAGAVTYPLDDVNGFREDLEAISGALEDDPVAFACMDEWVHGLVAADPEGVRLPFAVDAIDGVLDKTALYARCERLDVPYPETYRIEEAGVDGDGPPVRTADEAAAELGFPLVVKPARKREFEEAVGTNVVEVADRDEFREVVDGAAADGIRVMAQERVDVATGEDRSLASYRGPDGDVLGVVGNARVRYPRGYGTSCVVDVVDNPALRERATAVLDDAGYHGISESEFVYDRDREAYVLLDVNTRPWKWISLPVAAGANLPMAAYADAVANADAVANVDAVADPDAVDAHDEPGPARDPRWVFLADYVQAVAGDGGDVLSREEWYALVQGDVATPAELESHANDATTDVVAGVYRPDDPDPTYQLLRTELGLREYYCAC, encoded by the coding sequence ATGAGTACGCGCTTCGCCACGACCGCTGAACTGGTCCAAGAGTTGGCGTCGCGGTCGTTCGATCGGCCGCCGGCGATCGTCTGTAACGCGCACGTGACGGGCCTGGGCGTCGCTCGGGCGCTTTCGGCGCACGGGGTGCCGGTGATCGCGCTGGACCGGACGCCGGACGGCGTCGCGCCGGGGTCGACGGCGGTCGCGGCGGCGGGCGCGGTGACGTACCCGCTCGACGACGTGAACGGGTTCCGGGAGGACCTGGAGGCGATTTCGGGGGCGCTCGAGGACGACCCGGTCGCGTTCGCGTGCATGGACGAGTGGGTGCACGGGCTGGTTGCGGCGGACCCCGAGGGCGTCCGGTTGCCGTTCGCGGTGGACGCGATCGACGGCGTGCTCGACAAGACGGCGCTGTACGCGCGCTGCGAGCGCCTGGACGTCCCCTATCCCGAGACGTACCGCATCGAGGAGGCGGGCGTCGACGGCGACGGCCCGCCCGTCCGGACTGCGGATGAGGCCGCGGCCGAACTCGGGTTCCCGCTCGTCGTGAAGCCCGCTCGCAAGCGCGAGTTCGAGGAGGCGGTGGGGACGAACGTCGTCGAGGTCGCGGACCGCGACGAGTTCCGGGAGGTCGTCGACGGCGCGGCCGCTGACGGCATCCGCGTGATGGCCCAGGAGCGCGTGGACGTCGCCACGGGCGAGGACCGCTCGCTCGCGTCCTACCGCGGCCCCGATGGGGACGTCCTCGGCGTCGTCGGCAATGCTCGCGTCCGGTACCCGCGCGGGTACGGGACGTCCTGCGTCGTCGACGTCGTCGACAACCCCGCGCTCCGCGAGCGCGCGACGGCCGTCCTCGACGACGCGGGCTACCACGGCATCAGCGAGAGCGAGTTCGTCTACGACCGCGACCGCGAGGCGTACGTGCTCCTCGACGTCAACACGCGCCCCTGGAAGTGGATCTCGCTGCCCGTCGCCGCGGGCGCGAACCTCCCGATGGCTGCGTACGCCGACGCGGTCGCGAACGCGGACGCCGTCGCGAACGTGGACGCGGTCGCGGACCCGGACGCGGTCGACGCACACGACGAGCCTGGACCGGCTCGAGACCCGCGCTGGGTGTTCCTCGCCGACTACGTGCAGGCGGTCGCCGGGGACGGCGGGGACGTCCTCTCGCGCGAGGAGTGGTACGCCCTCGTCCAGGGCGACGTCGCCACGCCCGCCGAACTCGAATCGCACGCGAACGACGCGACGACGGACGTCGTCGCGGGCGTCTACCGCCCCGACGACCCCGACCCGACCTACCAGCTCCTCCGGACGGAACTCGGGCTCCGCGAGTACTACTGCGCCTGCTGA
- a CDS encoding LLM class flavin-dependent oxidoreductase, with protein MPDDHVHLNLFTMNAVEHVTVGSWRYPGDQSARYTDREYWTEVARTAERGGFDGVFFADVRGIYDVYGDDRDPAIERAVQTPSNDPAYLVPAMAEATDHLGFAVTKSTSYNHPYQLAREFSTLDHVTDGRVAFNVVTSYLESAAANLGVGDRMDHDERYDRAEEFMDVCYALWEDSWDDDAVVRDRDSGRYSNPEKVRAIDHDGEHFRVPGPHGCEPSPQRTPVVYQAGSSDRGRAFAAKNAEAVFVSQPTPEKVEAYVADLRERAAAHGRDPDELAFFPGIVPIVAPTEALAEAKAESYRDAVDVEGVLTLLSGFVDVDLSELDPDQRIEHIETDAIQGTVNAFAGGESDWTVREMAEFAGLGTTSPVVVGTPEQVADEIEYWYRDVGVDGFNVKEVARPETLTDFVDLVVPELRDRDLLRETYEADTLRGNLFGRDRLSDTHPAKQDG; from the coding sequence ATGCCCGACGACCACGTCCACCTCAACCTCTTCACGATGAACGCGGTGGAGCACGTCACCGTCGGCTCCTGGCGGTACCCCGGCGACCAGTCCGCGCGGTACACCGACCGCGAGTACTGGACCGAGGTCGCCCGGACCGCCGAACGCGGCGGGTTCGACGGCGTGTTCTTCGCGGACGTTCGCGGCATCTACGACGTCTACGGCGACGACCGCGACCCCGCAATCGAGCGCGCCGTCCAGACGCCCTCGAACGACCCCGCGTACCTCGTGCCCGCGATGGCCGAAGCGACCGACCACCTCGGGTTCGCCGTCACGAAGTCGACGTCGTACAACCACCCCTACCAGCTCGCCAGGGAGTTCTCGACGCTCGACCACGTCACGGACGGCCGCGTCGCGTTCAACGTCGTCACGAGCTACCTCGAGTCCGCGGCGGCGAACCTCGGCGTCGGCGACCGCATGGACCACGACGAGCGCTACGACCGCGCGGAGGAGTTCATGGACGTCTGCTACGCGCTCTGGGAGGACTCCTGGGACGACGACGCCGTCGTCCGCGACCGCGACTCGGGCCGCTACTCGAATCCCGAAAAGGTCCGTGCGATCGACCACGACGGCGAGCACTTCCGGGTTCCGGGTCCGCACGGCTGCGAGCCGAGCCCGCAGCGGACGCCCGTCGTCTACCAGGCCGGGTCGAGCGACCGGGGCCGCGCATTCGCGGCGAAGAACGCCGAAGCCGTCTTCGTCTCCCAGCCGACGCCCGAGAAGGTCGAGGCGTACGTGGCGGACCTCCGGGAGCGCGCCGCCGCGCACGGCCGCGACCCCGACGAACTCGCCTTCTTCCCCGGCATCGTCCCCATCGTCGCCCCAACCGAAGCGCTCGCCGAAGCCAAGGCGGAGAGCTATCGAGACGCCGTCGACGTCGAGGGCGTCCTCACGCTCCTCTCCGGGTTCGTAGACGTGGACCTGAGCGAACTCGACCCCGACCAGCGGATCGAGCACATCGAGACCGACGCCATCCAGGGCACCGTCAACGCGTTCGCCGGCGGCGAGAGCGACTGGACGGTCCGCGAGATGGCCGAGTTCGCCGGCCTGGGCACGACGTCGCCCGTCGTCGTCGGCACCCCCGAGCAGGTCGCCGACGAGATCGAGTACTGGTACCGCGACGTCGGCGTCGACGGCTTCAACGTCAAGGAGGTCGCGCGGCCCGAGACACTCACTGACTTCGTCGACCTCGTCGTCCCCGAACTCCGCGACCGCGACCTCCTCCGCGAGACGTACGAGGCCGACACCCTCCGCGGGAACCTGTTCGGTCGCGACCGCCTCAGCGACACGCATCCCGCGAAGCAGGACGGTTGA